A window of Novosphingobium terrae contains these coding sequences:
- a CDS encoding ParB/RepB/Spo0J family partition protein, with translation MSRKNSGFAADLTAGIDLNADAAPRRSGMASNVLTGRSNRIAELASGAVVTRTHELVDPARCRMWEGHNRDYALLDHQRCEDLIESIKAQGRQEIPAIVRRVSGDPQFDFEVICGARRHWSVSWLRAHNYPDFKFLVDVREMGDEEAFRIADIENRARDDLSDFERARDYLRALHAYYDGRQKTMAERIKVSESWLTRYLDLARLPAEVMVAFREPQALTIRNVIALKPFLKAEDTRALIFQEAASLAQAQLVAGQPMPVLEIIRALTAAATPPRKVAPRKTSGAETVTGESGKPILRIEGADRKGLRLTLLHKGGATREEAEAAIRQILDQHWS, from the coding sequence ATGAGCCGGAAGAACAGTGGATTTGCCGCCGATCTGACCGCAGGCATCGACCTGAATGCTGATGCCGCACCCCGTCGCAGCGGCATGGCGTCTAATGTGCTGACCGGGCGCAGCAACCGCATTGCCGAGCTGGCTTCGGGCGCGGTGGTGACGCGCACGCATGAGCTGGTCGATCCGGCGCGCTGCCGCATGTGGGAAGGGCACAACCGCGATTATGCGCTGCTCGACCATCAGCGCTGCGAGGATCTGATCGAGAGCATCAAGGCGCAGGGCCGTCAGGAAATCCCCGCTATCGTGCGCCGCGTTTCGGGCGATCCCCAATTCGACTTCGAGGTGATCTGCGGTGCGCGTCGCCACTGGTCGGTCAGCTGGCTGCGGGCGCACAACTATCCTGATTTCAAATTCCTCGTCGATGTGCGCGAGATGGGCGATGAGGAAGCCTTCCGCATCGCCGATATCGAAAACCGCGCGCGCGATGACCTCAGCGATTTCGAACGCGCCCGTGATTATCTGCGCGCGCTGCATGCCTATTACGATGGCCGCCAGAAGACCATGGCCGAGCGTATCAAGGTCAGCGAAAGCTGGCTGACGCGCTACCTCGATCTGGCCCGTCTGCCCGCCGAAGTGATGGTGGCCTTTCGCGAGCCGCAGGCGCTGACCATTCGCAATGTGATCGCGCTCAAGCCGTTTCTGAAAGCCGAGGACACGCGGGCGCTGATCTTTCAGGAAGCAGCCTCGCTGGCGCAAGCGCAGTTGGTGGCGGGGCAGCCGATGCCCGTGCTGGAGATCATCCGCGCGCTGACGGCAGCGGCCACGCCGCCGAGGAAGGTGGCCCCACGCAAGACGTCCGGCGCGGAAACGGTGACCGGCGAGTCCGGCAAGCCGATCCTGCGTATCGAGGGCGCGGACCGCAAAGGCCTTCGCCTGA
- a CDS encoding AAA family ATPase, producing MSAELGIEGTQDLVSVATLAARTSSVLERLRDSARSARAGDRREPTFTIGKAAELVGRTPAAIRDAEKDGRLPEPVRGANNRRERYTLAQINAMRAVFGTKPHRSPEDPCCVVAVQNFKGGVGKSTLSVHLAQYLAIKGYRVALIDCDSQASATTLFGYVPDLDLSEEDTLYPFLREEERSSLGYALRKTHFDGLELIPANLRLFQSEYELAARMARGGGGLLNRIKQGIDSIADRFDVIVMDPPPALGAISLSVLRAANALIVPVPPTVMDFSSTAAFLAMLDETIEQLAELDMAPELQFLRFVGSKVDETKSMQKELLNLMRTLFGHAMVRTPLKDSAEIDNATARLMTVYELDGPATSSAVRNRCLAYLEGVNQEIEVDIRSMWPSHRARLRQEALA from the coding sequence GTGTCCGCAGAGTTAGGCATAGAAGGTACGCAGGATCTGGTTTCGGTCGCCACGCTGGCGGCGCGCACCTCATCCGTGCTGGAAAGGCTGCGCGATTCGGCCCGCAGCGCCCGTGCTGGCGACCGCCGTGAGCCCACCTTCACCATCGGCAAGGCCGCCGAACTGGTGGGGCGCACCCCGGCCGCGATTCGCGATGCCGAGAAGGATGGCCGCCTGCCCGAACCCGTGCGCGGCGCGAACAACCGGCGTGAGCGTTACACGCTGGCCCAGATCAACGCCATGCGTGCCGTCTTTGGCACCAAACCCCATCGCAGCCCGGAAGACCCGTGCTGCGTGGTCGCGGTGCAGAACTTCAAGGGCGGGGTGGGCAAGTCCACCCTCTCGGTCCATCTGGCGCAATATCTGGCGATCAAGGGCTATCGCGTTGCCCTGATCGATTGCGACAGCCAGGCCTCGGCCACCACGCTCTTCGGCTATGTCCCGGATCTCGATCTCAGCGAAGAGGATACGCTCTACCCCTTCCTGCGTGAGGAGGAGCGCTCCTCGCTCGGCTATGCTTTGCGCAAGACGCATTTCGATGGCCTCGAACTGATCCCGGCGAACCTGCGCCTGTTCCAGTCCGAATATGAGCTGGCTGCGCGCATGGCGCGTGGGGGAGGGGGGCTGCTCAACCGCATCAAGCAGGGGATCGACAGCATCGCGGATCGCTTCGATGTGATCGTGATGGACCCGCCGCCCGCGCTGGGCGCCATCTCGCTTTCAGTGCTGCGCGCGGCCAATGCGCTGATCGTGCCGGTGCCGCCCACGGTGATGGACTTCTCCTCCACGGCGGCCTTCCTCGCCATGCTGGATGAAACCATCGAGCAATTGGCGGAACTCGATATGGCGCCTGAGCTGCAATTCCTGCGCTTCGTGGGATCGAAGGTGGATGAGACCAAGTCGATGCAGAAGGAGCTGCTCAATCTGATGCGCACGCTCTTTGGCCATGCCATGGTGCGCACGCCGCTGAAAGATTCCGCCGAGATCGACAATGCCACCGCACGGCTGATGACCGTCTATGAGCTGGACGGCCCGGCCACCAGCTCTGCGGTGCGCAACCGGTGCCTCGCCTATCTCGAAGGCGTGAACCAGGAGATCGAGGTGGACATCCGCTCGATGTGGCCGAGCCATCGCGCCCGGTTGCGTCAGGAAGCGCTGGCGTGA